Proteins encoded within one genomic window of Deltaproteobacteria bacterium CG11_big_fil_rev_8_21_14_0_20_42_23:
- a CDS encoding endonuclease — MLEALNGNFYTGFTVDLEERLKAHKTGKGAKFTRAFGVKQLVYQEKLNSKSKAMKREAEIKRLTRNEKELLVQPHLLRL; from the coding sequence ATGCTGGAAGCGCTCAATGGAAATTTTTATACTGGCTTTACGGTTGATCTCGAAGAAAGGCTGAAGGCGCACAAAACTGGAAAAGGCGCAAAATTCACACGAGCCTTTGGTGTGAAGCAGCTTGTGTATCAAGAAAAGTTGAATTCGAAATCAAAGGCTATGAAACGTGAAGCTGAGATTAAACGGCTCACGAGAAATGAAAAAGAACTTTTGGTGCAACCACATTTACTTCGTCTGTAA